CATCTAATGAAATAGGAATCCTAAATCATAACAATAGGCCTTCTACTAAGCCTTACTTTATGAAATCTGTCAGCATATCATTTTCATATCGTTCTATAGTTGCATTATTGTAATTACAATACTATAATTATATTATGCATTTCGAATGGGATGAGGAAAAAGACCAAATCAACATTAGTAAGCATGGCCTCTCCTTTAAAGATGCAAAATATGTGTTTGCCGATCCCTTTGCAATTAGCCGTGATGATTTTACCGAATCAGAGAACCGTCGGCAAATCATGGGACATATTGGCGGTACTTTGCTCGTCCTGGTTGTCTTTACAATGAGAGACAAACAAGGTGAAGAAGTTTTAAGAATAATATCTGCAAGAAAAGCGACAACGGCAGAGAGGAGGAAGTATGAAGCAGGACAGTGGTTTTAGCCCTATGGATGAAGATACAAAGGCCAGACTGGCAGCTCTCGCTGAT
This is a stretch of genomic DNA from Oceanispirochaeta sp.. It encodes these proteins:
- a CDS encoding BrnT family toxin encodes the protein MHFEWDEEKDQINISKHGLSFKDAKYVFADPFAISRDDFTESENRRQIMGHIGGTLLVLVVFTMRDKQGEEVLRIISARKATTAERRKYEAGQWF